In the Pongo abelii isolate AG06213 chromosome 2, NHGRI_mPonAbe1-v2.0_pri, whole genome shotgun sequence genome, AGTTACAAAGATAcaataaaagtttaagaaaaaagaacagaacccTGGAAACACCTCAagattttctacttaaaaaaaggTTATCAATACCGTATTTGCCATTTGCAAAGCAGGATCCATCAAGCCCAAGATTTCCTCATTATAACTTGATTCTAGGCTAATGATGTCATCGATTACATCATCCATCTGTAGGAAAAAGGGCAACAgaagagagacaaaaataaataaaactatgtaACACAACCTAAAAAGAGACTCATGGTCTTTTTTTACCCAAAGCAATAATGGTCTTTAGTTAGATTCTAAGAAGTAACTGTCCTCTTTCCACTAAAATAGTATTGAAGTATAAACTACTATTGAAGACCATTAACACTAATAGGTGATGAGAATAATACTTGCAGTCAGCATTTAATGAGTGATTATGAGTTGCCAAGCATTGGGTTCAAGGATTTTCATAGGCTAAGATTTTGCCCTAACGAAAACCGTATCATGGCAGGTACTACTATTATAGCAATTTTCCAGGTGAAATAAATGAGAAGcagcttgcccaaagtcacacactgAAGAAAGACTGGAGCCACAATTTAACCCATGCTTTCACAACTATGCTAAACTGCCTGCCCTAAACAGGAGAGATGTACCACAGCACTTCATCTTGAATGACAGCTGTCATTCTACTTCCTTTTTTCCCTAAAGACGATGGCCCCTAACCTTTTCTTGCAGAAAAGAAACACCGTCTGTAGTGTTCCACAGGGAAGTGTGGATGTTGTGGCTCCCAGGCCACTGGCTATCCCTGCACCCATCTTACAGTGACTTGTAAAATAAGTTTCTCCTTGTACAGCTACCAGTGTGCTTGGTACTTCCCAAGCAGTACACCAGGATGAGGTTATCATTACAGTTGTGGAGCTGACATTCCCACtagatcaattttatttctaaagtacCAAAACATCAGTTATGATAATAAACAACAGTGATTACACGTGCATTGCAGCAGTTGCAAAGACAAGCCTGTGAAAACATTTCTTCGTAAACACCTTATGTATTTGAGCTAGTTGGTGTATCTGTGCTTGGGTCTTAACAGGACTTCATAGTTACACAATGAAATCACAGAACTAACAGGGATGCTCTTCTGTCTCTTGCCACTTCCATTAAAGAGGAGAGACTCCAAAATTCATAGGTTTGGGTTGGAATCCCAGTTCTCCTGCTTTCTAGATTAGGGCAAAGCCTCCAATCTTctaaagcctcagtttctcaatctataaaatggggttcATAATATTTACTGTCTTATGGATTCTTGTATGATTTCAGGACAAACTGTACAGAGCATTCAAAGTACCAGGAATATAGTAAACACTCAAAAAAGGAGTCTTATTAAGTGACCACTAAGAAGAATAATTGGCCAGTTTTGAATAACTACTATCCACTGTTTGTTAGGTTCCATTTCTATTGACAtcacttttatttgttttgtttgtctttaagAGATGATTTTCTAATTGAGTTGGTAAATATGCAAATAGGCTAGGAAACTTACGAACAACATTTCCTTGccacttttaattttgttcttagaaaaataaaattagtgggCTTGATgtaatagcatttaaaaaattttttttctcttatgacaAAAATAATGCAAGTTGATGACAAGAAATATAGAAAGGCAAAAAATTTTATTGCTTATCATTCTCTCCTATATCTGTATACATGCatagatatataaatagatatagcATAATTTATATATCCATTAAATAGGATGTAATAGAAGAAACTTTAGTTACTTGGGAAAGCAtccattatatattattaaattaacaTAGTTTCAAAATGTATGTTCCATGAGATTCCATTTAGGAAACAATATctacattatacacacacatcttggttttactaatacaaaaattgctAACCTACAAATTTGTATAACATATATTGATTATGTTACAGTACATATTTCATATCTTATTAAAATTTATGTACTTTAAGAAGTTTTTAATCTTTGGAGCAACTCAGgggaaaaacacattttagtTTATTCTCCCTTGTCATTATTTAATCATGAGATACTATGAAGAAAATGGCAATGTTCCTagctttctctattaaaaaaaaaaaacaatggggaaaaaaacgCTTAAGTTTTCAGGAAGGTGTGATCCACCACAAATATAGATTCTCATTACAAAGTGTTATATCCTTAGGCTGCCAAGTCATTCAGTACCTGCATACAGGACGCTCGTGAATGTGTGTTCATGCCTGGGCACTCGCTCTCCACCCTGTTTTGCTCTTCAAACTTATAAAATCCctgcaaaaacacaagcaaaaacAGCCTATAACTTGGATTTGcaaatgactttttaatgacctgTTCACACAAAGCTGATGGCACAGCAACAAGATGAACTAAGCTTTCAAACAAAGTGGAATCTGACCAAGAGATGAAATAATGAAGGAAGAACTTGTGTCAAATCATCTTGCTAGATGACAAATTTgggtagagaaaaataaagcagttgGTTTGGGCATAGGGGCAAAGATTTTAGTCCCTCTAGAAATTAAAATCAATCCAACTTTAGAAAAGTTGCCTCTGAATTTGCATAAACACTTCATAGTCCATAGTACAGTAAATCCCATGGAGATGAAGCTCATCATCTCATAATTTGGAAATAATGAGCATTAAATCACAGCTCTCAGGTATTTGTATGCTCCAAATTTTGATGCACCAGTTAGCTTGAAGGTAGTTTGAGTCTTGTCTCCAATCCAGCCTTTACCAAAGCAGACTTAACGGGCAGTGGCAATTTTATTATGAAACAGAATGTATCCAGCAATTAAACCTTTGCGTTTCCATTAAAGTCTCATGTGCTATATGATTCAAATCCATCCATGCACATTCCATGCTTTCTTCCCCCAACtcagggagaaataaaaataatattccagACATTCACAACAAGCGGAACTTCTAAACCGCATGTCCCACACctcttctatttttgcttttccttttccacctccccttctcctctctctgcatTTTCACTGCTTCATAAACTGAAAGGCATGGAAGAGAAGAGAGCACTCAGCTAAGGAAGAAGAAGCAAGTGGCAAAAGTGTCCTCGCCTCCACGTTTCACTTGGAGAGGGCCAGGTCTCCCGTCATGTGCCGTACACCCAATAACCCAGCGACGGCGACAAGAGGCTGGAATGCCACAGCCACGATGGTGAATCGGGGACAAAGGCTGGTAAATGTGGCCACAAGGACAAACTAGAGTCCACAGTAAAGTGTGGGAATCATATTCAACAGACAAGTTATTTAGCATAAGAaaacaggagaggagaggagaggagacatgAATTACCTCTTTTTCACAGTTGGAGTTAAGCGTAAGCATAGCCATGGGGCTGTTGGGTGCGCTGCTCCCCGGCACCGGTGGCATGACATGATCGCCAGGCTGGTTTGGACATGGCAAGCTCAGGACTTGGTTGGCATGTTTATTTGCTAAAGTGGTAGAAAGGTACTGCTTTACCTGCTGCCGTTGGGCTTGCTGTATGTGGTACTTGGTGGGGTTTTCGAGGTGGGTCTGCACCTGAACATAGCCATGGAGGGAAAAGAAGACAGCGCTGTTATTTGTGAGTTTCAGACGGATCTTCTTTCAGGCACAAACATGAAACTGACCAGGCCACCAACAGAATAAATTATTAAGCCTTtgttatgtaccaggcactgtgctaacgGATTTTGATATTACTGAAGTTTAAAGTCTAACTAGTAGGATTTGAGGTAATACTTTGCCCTATTTTATTTCCCTGCTAATTAACTATACATCTCTTTCAAACCTTGTATCCTTCTTCTCATATCTAATAATTAAAAGTCTGAAATTATCTTAGGGCAAAAATTTCCCCAACACACATGAAAGGGTTTATTAAGATCAAACAACAATGTAGAAGTGGCATAACTGTTTGTTTCACTTTTCTTGGCAAACAGAacagctttctttttaaaacacacacacacacacacacacccccttaaGAACCAACTGTGTAAAATGGctgtagaaaataaatagaaatcttCCAATGATTACATCAACTAGTTGTGGATTAATTCTCCCACTTTCATTTGGACATGATTATTCaacattttaattaagaaaaaactcAACATAAAAAGCAATTCTACATTAAGTAGTTTCTTTCAAATGCGTAACACTTACACGTATGTGTTTTAAAAGACACGACTATTAACAAGCCAACAGgatgttttttctcctttcctacaGACATTAATTCAGAATGAGAAATACTTTTCCCCAGAAAACAACATTATTCAATTTTAAGTCACTTTTTTCTTGATAAAGACAATTTAATCTTATGAGCAATGAACAGGAGCTGATGAAGATAGTTTAGCCACAcactaggcaaaaaaaaaaaaaagaatcctactAATATTTACTTTGTTCAAAACTACATTGAATTACTTCTTATGGCATCAAATAATAAACAGCATTAAAAGAGCAGATTTGTACTTATTGAAAACAGTATGTCTATTACAATAACAAAAAGTGGATTCAATCAATTTATTGCATTATATTTCAAAGACTGAATATGAGTCAGAATAAAGCTCACCTGATAGTGATTATATTCTAGCATTTCCAGCATAACAACGTTTTAGGTGGCACCAGTCCAATGAGAGACGGTAGACTATCCCTCCCTCTACTTTCTATAATTCCAATTTGAAGATGGACTGGCATAGAGAAGGCACTATAAACAAGGTATCCCGAGACACCACCGGAAACTTTATCACAGAAGCCCTGCTTATAATAACCTAAGCTAATTAGTTatgcatgtaaaaaaaaaaaaaaaacgttcacacaagggccttttttttttggaagcccTACGAGTTTCGTCTTAAATGTTGATATCAATTTTTCCCCCTGGCTTGACGTCAtgctttttttcataaatataaaagaacCTTTTTAAGTGATGAGCTATCAAAGTCAAACTCACTGTCAGATCAAGGCCAATTCACTATTCATCTTTAGTTCCAGTAGTATTAATAGACAATGGTATTTCTCTTTCAGCAATAGGTTAATAGCAGGATGCCCCTTTGGAGGAGACATCATCTAAAAGCTACTATTACATGAGACTTTTCCAATGGCCGAATAACTGCCACTTCCGACTGCAGGATGACTATCTTTTAGTATAGAAGAGAAGAGACTCTGTGCTGAATGTTCAAGTTCAACAGCCTCTTCTTGCATCCTGGTCTTAATACGCACCTTATTCTTAGCTACATAGATGTGTAACCTGCCTATTGACCTCACATCAGGAAGACCAGGCACTATCCTAAATAGAACATAGCACACACAGAAgtggatatatatttatgtggataataagaaataaatatctccCCTATTTAACTCTCAAATGAAAAAAGCATGAGCatttttgctgagaatttttaaatattattcttaaGATTACAGAAGAATGAGTTATCATATACACCActgatatatttacatatttattccttcattcattatTGACTGTTAAGTGCTAAACACTGTACAAagcacagaatatacattgtgAACAAATAGATATAGTTTCCAGCTTTATGAAACTTATATTCTGGGgtgaggcaaaaaaagaaaagaggcaagCAAACATATACTTATAAATTATGATAAATGCTTAGTATCTACTGCTGACAAATGTTATGTTAAGCATAAAAATTTGAAGTTCAATAATGTCTAAATGCCCAGGATAATGCAGTCCGTTAGGTTGACAATCTCAAATTGTTTCAAATGACTGATTTAATATGTACACAGAGGTTCACagagattttttctttataaagggTCCAGACATGATAATGATGAGGACAGTAGacattacaaaaataaacataaaatgaggGCAATAAGTGGAATGTGCTTATTTCACTAttacacttaaaaagaaaagagattcatgtttaaaaataaatgttaattcacTGGCAGATCCTAATTCTTTAATGAATCAGAATATTATGCTTTAGTAAAGAAAGAAGCAATTTGCTTTCTATGTAGTACTGTCAGTGAGGTCTTTATTACATCCAGGTTTGGGTAAGCAGAATGGGATATATTTGGCTCTTTTACtgttaataactttttatttttcaagtaagtTGAAAGCAGATGGCCTATAAACACTGTGCAGTAGACAGAACATCTCCAGCTGTTTCTAACCCAAATACCTCAAACAGGCAACATAAATGAGGAACATGAGCTACGAGGAAGGTAATAAGGAGTAGTGAGGTCTGTGGCAAACCAGAGCACACACATCTACCTAGCAGGAATAGCAGATAAAAACTGCAGCTGATTGTGGCCATGTGGGAATATGAGTCCAGCCTAGCTCAAAATCTCCAAATTTTTCAAGGGTAGCTGGCAATCCAAACTTCTTTTTTAAGTAAAATCCTCCAGGTTTAAAGATCTGATGCTCAACTGTTTTGTGTTTCACAGAGTACAAACCTTGGCCCACAAACCACTAGAAAATAATCTCTATTTTACACTGTCTATAAGGGTAATCTTCATATTTACATTCCCTTGGAGATAGCCTAGGTTATGAGAAGAAGTTTCTCTTCTGAGAAGTTAGTGTTCAAATCCAGGCATTTCCTGGTGCTTCTTTGAAAGACAATGTGCCTGACAACACAGTCAGCGGAGTTCTTAACTTgaaacctgggttcaaattctatcTTTGCAACTTACTACCCATGAACCTTCTGCAATACATTAACTTCTCCAGGCCCTCATCTCCTAGCATATTGAATGGGAATGACAGTAGAGCTTGCCTCATATGTGTGTTTTCTgcattaaatgagatcatgtttcTAACGGCCTTAGCACAATATCTAAAACAGCAATTCTCAAACATTTTTGTCTTAGGATCCTTTTACACTCTTTAAATTTATTGTGTTTACATGGATTATATCTATCAATATTTAGcatgttagaaattaaaattgagaATTTTTGAAAACACACGATTATACATTAGTAGATATCTCACAGGATGTCAGAACAATGACATCTCAACATGACATGTAGCCTTCGGAAAACTCTACTGTTTACTGGTGAAAtgagagtgaaaaaggaaaacaatatctTAGTGTTATTCTGAAATAGTCCAGATCTGGCAGAACTCCTGCAAAGGTCTTAGATACAACCAGGGCCCTctgatcacactttgagaaccccTGATCTAGAATGTGGTTGGCATTCTAGCATCATCACTGCACCAGCAATGTCACTCCCCACTGTGGACAGGTGGTGTGTGACATAGCCTCTATATGTTCACTTCCCTCCCCAAGAAGATGCTTGAGAAAGATACTAACCCTGCCCGAACTCCCTCATAGCATTATTATGAGGCTCTATAGCCCTTTGACAATTTAAAAAgccatat is a window encoding:
- the MITF gene encoding microphthalmia-associated transcription factor isoform X5, yielding MLEMLEYNHYQVQTHLENPTKYHIQQAQRQQVKQYLSTTLANKHANQVLSLPCPNQPGDHVMPPVPGSSAPNSPMAMLTLNSNCEKEFMKQ